One region of Streptomyces rishiriensis genomic DNA includes:
- a CDS encoding hydrophobic protein has protein sequence MVPLLLVLLLALILFGAGFALKALWWIAVIVLVVWLVGFVARPAGHGGRKGRWYRW, from the coding sequence ATGGTTCCCCTGCTTCTTGTTCTGCTTCTCGCCCTGATCCTCTTCGGTGCCGGTTTCGCTCTGAAGGCCCTTTGGTGGATCGCGGTCATCGTGCTGGTGGTCTGGCTGGTGGGCTTCGTGGCCCGCCCTGCCGGACATGGTGGCCGGAAGGGCCGTTGGTATCGCTGGTAA
- a CDS encoding S53 family peptidase: MRTTTSPDSHAISGRSRRIGASALGAAALVLAGLGTAAHASAAPTTTTTPAPAKVTWAATPCATPKHQGDVVCHSFRVTGGATAFQKERAAETGKAAKVTPKAAAASPTGYGPSDLQDAYGVTDAASSNGSGETVAVVDAYDDPNAAADLAKYRTYYGLPACTVANGCFKKVSQSGSTTSLPGADSGWAEEESLDLDMASAVCPNCKILLVEATSASMANLGKAVNEAVALGAKFVSNSYGGAESSADTSYDTSYFKHAGVAITVSAGDEGYGAEYPAASQYVTSVGGTALSTSSTTRGWTEKVWNTSSTEGTGSGCSAYDTKPTWQTDTGCSKRTVSDVSAVADPATGVSVYDSYGVTAGWYTFGGTSASAPLIAAVYALAGTPGSSDYPASYPYAAAGSSALNDVTSGSNGTCSSSAAYLCTAKSGYDGPTGLGTPQGTDAFTG, translated from the coding sequence TTGCGTACGACGACTTCCCCCGACTCCCACGCCATATCCGGCAGATCGCGCCGCATCGGCGCCTCTGCCCTCGGCGCCGCCGCCCTCGTGCTCGCCGGACTCGGCACCGCGGCCCACGCGAGCGCGGCACCCACGACCACCACCACCCCCGCGCCCGCCAAGGTCACCTGGGCGGCCACCCCCTGCGCCACCCCCAAGCACCAGGGTGATGTGGTGTGCCACTCCTTCCGCGTGACCGGCGGCGCCACCGCCTTCCAGAAGGAACGCGCCGCAGAGACCGGCAAGGCCGCCAAGGTCACCCCGAAGGCCGCCGCCGCGAGCCCCACCGGCTACGGCCCGTCCGACCTCCAGGACGCCTACGGCGTGACCGACGCGGCCTCGAGCAACGGATCCGGCGAGACCGTCGCCGTCGTCGACGCCTACGACGACCCCAACGCCGCCGCCGACCTCGCCAAGTACCGCACGTACTACGGCCTCCCTGCCTGCACCGTCGCCAACGGCTGCTTCAAGAAGGTGAGCCAGAGCGGCTCCACCACCTCCCTCCCCGGCGCCGACAGCGGCTGGGCCGAGGAGGAGTCCCTCGACCTCGACATGGCGAGCGCGGTCTGCCCGAACTGCAAGATCCTGCTGGTCGAGGCCACCTCCGCATCCATGGCCAACCTCGGCAAGGCCGTGAACGAGGCCGTGGCACTGGGCGCGAAATTCGTCTCCAACAGCTACGGCGGCGCGGAGTCCTCCGCGGACACCTCGTACGACACCTCGTACTTCAAGCACGCCGGCGTCGCCATCACCGTCAGCGCGGGCGACGAGGGCTACGGCGCCGAATACCCGGCCGCCTCCCAGTACGTGACGTCCGTCGGCGGCACCGCCCTGTCCACGTCCTCCACGACCCGCGGCTGGACCGAGAAGGTCTGGAACACCAGCTCCACCGAGGGCACCGGCTCCGGCTGCTCCGCCTACGACACCAAGCCGACCTGGCAGACCGACACCGGCTGCTCCAAGCGCACCGTCTCCGACGTCTCGGCCGTGGCCGACCCCGCGACCGGCGTCTCGGTCTACGACTCCTACGGCGTCACCGCCGGCTGGTACACCTTCGGCGGCACCAGCGCCTCCGCGCCCCTCATCGCGGCCGTCTACGCCCTCGCCGGCACCCCGGGCAGCAGCGACTACCCGGCCTCCTACCCCTACGCGGCCGCCGGCTCCTCCGCCCTGAACGACGTCACCAGCGGCAGCAACGGCACCTGCTCCTCCTCCGCCGCCTACCTCTGCACCGCCAAGTCGGGCTACGACGGCCCCACCGGCCTCGGCACCCCCCAGGGCACGGACGCCTTCACCGGCTGA
- a CDS encoding phosphatase PAP2 family protein — translation MAGLAESGSNPDVDLLYDINGLAKDAPHWLDRTVEFVGEYGLLLAMVLLILWCWWGVRRRPGGAEEAASSVAALIWAPLAAGVAVLVNVPIRGFVERPRPFLDHQGLEVLVSGKTDYSFVSDHATLTMAMAVGLFVAHRRFGLVGIGIALLEGFCRIYMGVHYPTDVVGGFALGTAVALLLSPVASMLLTPVLKAVDRSRRVGWVVRSRAARDGQRDGFVPGSRTEVAAEERDLAA, via the coding sequence ATGGCTGGACTCGCCGAATCCGGGTCGAACCCCGACGTCGACCTCCTCTATGACATCAACGGGCTCGCCAAGGACGCTCCCCACTGGCTCGACCGGACCGTCGAGTTCGTGGGCGAGTACGGGCTGCTGCTCGCCATGGTGCTGCTGATCCTGTGGTGCTGGTGGGGGGTGCGGCGGCGGCCCGGCGGGGCCGAGGAGGCCGCGTCCTCCGTCGCCGCCCTGATCTGGGCGCCGCTCGCCGCAGGTGTCGCCGTGCTGGTGAACGTGCCCATACGGGGATTCGTGGAGCGGCCCCGGCCCTTCCTCGACCATCAGGGGCTCGAGGTGCTCGTCTCCGGCAAGACCGACTACTCCTTCGTGAGCGACCACGCCACTCTCACGATGGCCATGGCCGTCGGGCTGTTCGTCGCCCACCGCAGATTCGGGCTCGTCGGCATAGGGATCGCCCTGCTCGAGGGGTTCTGCCGGATCTACATGGGCGTGCACTATCCGACGGACGTCGTCGGCGGGTTCGCGCTCGGGACCGCGGTGGCCCTGCTGCTGTCGCCCGTCGCCTCGATGCTGCTCACCCCCGTGCTCAAGGCCGTCGACCGGTCGCGCCGGGTCGGATGGGTCGTACGGAGCCGGGCCGCCCGGGACGGACAGCGGGACGGGTTCGTCCCCGGCTCCCGGACCGAGGTCGCCGCCGAGGAACGGGACCTCGCGGCCTAG
- a CDS encoding ATP-binding protein translates to MRDPLSVVTDAFTSFLFGKVETTRLPVRTSTGQAQAVYLPTAAPGLGDSGVIIGREVYSGKGYIYDPFQLYGQQLPAPHWLVLGESGNGKSALEKTYVMRQLRFRDRQVVVLDAQGEDGVGEWNLIAQALGITPVRLDPTAALDHGIRLNPLDPSITTTGQLALLRTIIEVAMGHGLDERAGFALKVAHAYVNETIVERQPVLTDIVEQLRHPEPESAEAMNVAIDDVRAWGLDVALVLDRLVDGDLRGMFDGPTTVGIDLDAPLIVFDLSHIDRNSIAMPILMAIVGVWLEHTWIRPDRKKRIFLVEEAWHIINSPFVAQLFQRLLKFGRRLGLSFVAVVHHLSDVVDGAAAKEAAAILKMASTRTIYAQKADEARATGRVIGLPRWAVEIIPTLTPGIAVWDVNGNVQVVKHLVTETERPLVFTDRAMTESSTERTMSDDDALLAAELEQERRAAAFMEQHLADLDGSSESTVA, encoded by the coding sequence ATGCGGGATCCACTGTCCGTCGTCACGGACGCCTTCACCTCCTTCCTCTTCGGCAAGGTCGAGACGACCCGGCTGCCGGTACGCACCTCCACGGGCCAGGCCCAGGCGGTGTACCTGCCCACGGCCGCCCCCGGCCTGGGCGACTCCGGCGTCATCATCGGCCGCGAGGTCTATTCCGGGAAGGGCTACATCTACGACCCCTTCCAGCTGTACGGCCAGCAGCTCCCCGCCCCGCACTGGCTCGTCCTCGGCGAGTCCGGGAACGGCAAGTCGGCGCTGGAGAAGACGTACGTCATGCGCCAGCTGCGCTTCCGCGACCGCCAGGTCGTCGTCCTGGACGCGCAGGGCGAGGACGGCGTCGGCGAATGGAACCTCATCGCACAGGCGCTGGGAATAACTCCAGTCCGCCTGGACCCGACGGCCGCCCTGGACCACGGCATCCGCCTCAACCCCCTGGACCCGTCGATCACCACGACGGGTCAGCTCGCGCTGCTGCGCACGATCATCGAGGTGGCGATGGGCCACGGCCTGGACGAGCGCGCCGGCTTCGCGCTCAAGGTGGCCCACGCCTACGTCAACGAGACGATCGTGGAACGCCAGCCGGTCCTGACCGACATCGTCGAGCAGCTGCGCCACCCGGAACCGGAGTCGGCGGAGGCGATGAACGTCGCCATAGACGACGTACGGGCCTGGGGTCTGGACGTGGCACTGGTACTGGACCGCCTGGTCGACGGTGACCTCAGGGGCATGTTCGACGGCCCCACGACGGTCGGCATCGACCTGGACGCCCCGCTGATCGTGTTCGATTTGTCCCACATCGACCGCAACTCGATCGCCATGCCCATCCTGATGGCGATCGTCGGCGTCTGGCTGGAGCACACCTGGATCCGCCCCGACCGGAAGAAGCGCATCTTCCTGGTCGAGGAGGCCTGGCACATCATCAACAGCCCGTTCGTGGCCCAGCTGTTCCAGCGGCTGCTGAAGTTCGGCCGTCGCCTCGGCCTGTCGTTCGTGGCGGTCGTCCACCATCTGTCCGACGTCGTGGACGGAGCGGCGGCCAAGGAAGCCGCGGCCATCCTGAAGATGGCGTCGACCCGGACCATCTACGCCCAGAAGGCGGACGAGGCGAGGGCCACGGGCCGGGTCATCGGTCTGCCGCGGTGGGCGGTGGAGATCATCCCCACCCTCACCCCGGGCATCGCGGTCTGGGACGTCAACGGCAATGTGCAGGTGGTGAAACACCTGGTCACCGAGACGGAACGACCACTCGTCTTCACCGACCGGGCCATGACCGAATCCTCGACCGAACGCACCATGTCCGACGACGACGCACTGCTCGCCGCCGAACTGGAACAGGAACGGCGAGCGGCGGCCTTCATGGAACAGCACCTGGCCGACCTGGACGGCTCGTCCGAGTCGACGGTGGCTTAG
- a CDS encoding phospholipase D-like domain-containing protein, whose amino-acid sequence MTSTQDRPELTAAPGPDAAAPERVQERVARIRRRLERLIGIAATEGNALTALRNGDEIFPAMLAAIRSAGHTVDMMTFVYWRGEIAREFARALADRARAGVRVRLLLDGFGSRLIEKELLEEMERAGVQVAWFRRPLTLSPFKQNHRCHRKVLVVDEQTAFTGGVGIAEEWCGNARNEREWRDTHVEVRGPAVDGIAAAFAQNWAECHDELFDERDRFVPHRPQGDAVVQVVRGSASFGWQDMQTLIRVMLESAEDRFRLATAYFSPDVFFIELLCAAARRGVEVEILLPGPHTDKRVCQLAGQHYYEDLTACGVKIHQYQPTMMHAKVITVDGVAALVGSTNFNRRSLDHDEEIMLAVLDQEFTATLDGHFDEDLKSATLIREGRWRRRSLLQRAREAAVVPIRRFL is encoded by the coding sequence ATGACCAGTACGCAGGACCGGCCCGAGCTGACCGCGGCGCCCGGTCCCGACGCCGCGGCGCCGGAGCGGGTCCAGGAGCGCGTCGCGCGCATACGCCGCCGGCTGGAGCGGCTGATCGGCATCGCGGCGACCGAGGGCAACGCGCTCACCGCCCTGCGCAACGGAGACGAGATATTTCCGGCGATGCTGGCGGCCATCCGGTCCGCCGGGCACACCGTGGACATGATGACGTTCGTGTACTGGCGGGGGGAGATCGCCCGCGAGTTCGCGCGGGCGCTCGCCGACCGGGCCCGGGCGGGGGTGCGGGTGCGGCTGCTGCTGGACGGGTTCGGCAGCCGGCTGATCGAGAAGGAGCTGCTGGAGGAGATGGAGCGGGCCGGGGTGCAGGTGGCCTGGTTCCGCAGACCCCTGACGCTGTCGCCCTTCAAGCAGAACCACCGCTGCCACCGCAAGGTCCTCGTCGTGGACGAGCAGACGGCCTTCACCGGCGGTGTCGGCATCGCCGAGGAGTGGTGCGGCAACGCCCGCAACGAGCGCGAATGGCGCGACACCCATGTCGAGGTCCGCGGGCCGGCCGTGGACGGCATCGCCGCCGCGTTCGCGCAGAACTGGGCCGAATGCCATGACGAGCTCTTCGACGAACGCGACCGGTTCGTCCCGCACCGCCCGCAGGGCGACGCGGTGGTGCAGGTGGTCCGCGGGTCGGCCAGTTTCGGCTGGCAGGACATGCAGACCCTGATCCGGGTGATGCTGGAGTCGGCCGAGGACCGTTTCCGGCTGGCCACCGCCTACTTCTCACCGGACGTCTTCTTCATCGAACTGCTGTGCGCCGCCGCCCGGCGTGGTGTGGAGGTGGAGATCCTGCTGCCCGGTCCGCACACCGACAAGCGGGTCTGTCAGCTGGCCGGTCAGCACTACTACGAGGACCTCACCGCCTGCGGCGTGAAGATCCACCAGTACCAGCCGACGATGATGCACGCCAAGGTCATCACCGTCGACGGTGTCGCCGCGCTGGTGGGCTCGACCAACTTCAACCGCCGGTCCCTCGATCACGACGAGGAGATCATGCTCGCCGTGCTGGACCAGGAGTTCACGGCCACGCTCGACGGTCACTTCGACGAGGACCTGAAGTCCGCGACGCTGATCCGGGAGGGGCGCTGGAGACGGCGCTCCCTCCTTCAGCGGGCGCGCGAGGCCGCCGTCGTGCCGATCCGCCGTTTTCTGTGA
- a CDS encoding trypsin-like serine peptidase produces the protein MKRNALLGAVVLLAVTSASEAAADGGPGPLGVTAVAADTAQSARVGALFAAADADAGRLAGEHFCTASVVHSPHRDLVVTAAHCLGGAGELVFAPGYRDGKAPYGTWRVRRVFLPDGWAQGQDEDSDVAFAVLDERGGEGVEDVVGGNRFATGTTTGATAVTVTGYPDSLEVPVRCTNRPTVHNPTQQRIDCPDLTGGTSGSPWVNGDGEVVGVLGGHEEGGATADISYSVVLGSEAAELYRDAVSGP, from the coding sequence ATGAAGCGAAACGCCCTGCTCGGTGCGGTCGTGCTGCTGGCCGTCACCTCCGCCTCCGAGGCGGCCGCCGACGGTGGGCCCGGCCCCCTGGGGGTGACGGCCGTCGCGGCGGACACGGCGCAGTCCGCGCGGGTCGGCGCGCTCTTCGCCGCCGCCGATGCCGACGCGGGCCGGCTCGCCGGTGAGCACTTCTGCACCGCCTCCGTGGTGCACAGTCCGCACCGCGACCTCGTCGTCACCGCCGCGCACTGCCTCGGCGGGGCGGGCGAGCTGGTCTTCGCCCCCGGATACCGGGACGGCAAGGCCCCCTACGGCACCTGGCGGGTCCGGCGGGTCTTCCTGCCCGACGGGTGGGCGCAGGGGCAGGACGAGGACAGCGATGTGGCCTTCGCCGTCCTCGACGAGCGGGGCGGCGAGGGCGTCGAGGACGTGGTCGGCGGCAACCGGTTCGCGACGGGTACGACCACCGGGGCGACCGCCGTGACCGTCACCGGCTATCCCGACTCGCTGGAGGTGCCGGTCCGCTGCACGAACCGGCCCACCGTCCACAACCCCACCCAGCAGCGCATCGACTGTCCCGACCTCACCGGCGGGACCAGCGGCAGCCCCTGGGTGAACGGCGACGGGGAGGTGGTCGGCGTCCTCGGCGGGCACGAAGAGGGCGGGGCGACGGCCGACATCTCGTACAGCGTGGTCCTGGGCTCGGAGGCCGCGGAACTCTACCGGGACGCGGTCTCCGGCCCCTGA
- a CDS encoding C40 family peptidase, which yields MTVRKAWILATVAVSGGVAFMMALVIGVYLVGGSVTSGVGGAGRALAKGAVPAAYRTLVEKWGNLCSAINPALLAAQLYQESGFNPRAQSAAAAQGIAQFIPGTWATHGIDGDGDGDRDVWDPNDAIPSAASYDCQLASYVKDVPGDATHNMLASYNAGAYAVIRYGGVPPYKETQNYVKTITTLAESFAAPVSRVDPSEQAAGAIYYAQKKLGTPYLWGGNGTADQGGRFDCSGLSKAAYESVGITLPRVANDQYNAGPHPRRSELLPGDLVFFSTDPNNSRAIHHVGIYVGGGYMINAPYTGAVIRFDPIDTAEYFGATRVTEDGAKALPTTV from the coding sequence TTGACGGTGCGTAAGGCGTGGATCCTGGCGACCGTCGCCGTCAGTGGCGGTGTCGCCTTCATGATGGCGCTCGTCATCGGGGTGTACCTGGTCGGCGGGAGCGTCACGAGCGGGGTGGGCGGTGCGGGCAGAGCACTGGCCAAGGGCGCCGTGCCCGCCGCCTACCGGACGCTCGTGGAGAAGTGGGGCAACCTGTGCTCCGCCATCAACCCCGCGCTGCTCGCCGCCCAGCTCTACCAGGAGAGCGGGTTCAACCCGAGGGCGCAGAGCGCCGCCGCCGCGCAGGGGATAGCGCAGTTCATCCCGGGCACCTGGGCCACGCACGGCATCGACGGTGACGGCGACGGCGACCGCGACGTCTGGGACCCGAATGACGCGATTCCGTCGGCCGCCTCCTACGACTGCCAGCTCGCCTCGTACGTGAAGGACGTCCCCGGGGACGCCACGCACAACATGCTGGCCTCGTACAACGCGGGGGCCTACGCGGTCATCAGGTACGGGGGCGTGCCGCCGTACAAGGAGACCCAGAACTATGTGAAGACGATCACGACTCTGGCGGAGTCCTTCGCCGCGCCCGTCAGCCGGGTGGATCCGTCCGAGCAGGCCGCGGGGGCCATCTACTACGCCCAGAAGAAGCTCGGCACGCCGTATCTCTGGGGCGGCAACGGCACGGCTGACCAGGGAGGACGCTTCGACTGCTCCGGGCTGTCCAAGGCCGCTTACGAGAGCGTCGGGATCACGCTGCCGCGCGTCGCCAACGACCAGTACAACGCGGGGCCGCATCCGCGGCGCAGCGAGTTGCTGCCGGGGGACCTGGTGTTCTTCTCCACCGATCCGAACAACTCGCGGGCCATCCACCACGTGGGGATCTACGTGGGCGGCGGATACATGATCAACGCGCCCTACACGGGGGCCGTCATCCGGTTCGACCCCATCGACACGGCCGAGTACTTCGGGGCCACGCGCGTCACCGAAGATGGCGCGAAAGCGCTCCCCACGACCGTCTGA
- a CDS encoding metal-sensitive transcriptional regulator: MTTTEAGEPTAPAGAEPDHAPGTVHGYHKQKDEHLKRLRRIEGQIRGLQRMVDEDTYCIDILTQVSASTKALQSFALQLLEEHLRHCVADAALRGGDEIDAKVEEATKAIGRLLRT; encoded by the coding sequence ATGACGACCACAGAGGCCGGCGAGCCCACGGCCCCCGCAGGCGCCGAACCGGACCACGCGCCCGGGACGGTCCACGGCTACCACAAGCAGAAGGACGAACACCTCAAACGCCTGCGCCGCATCGAGGGCCAGATCCGCGGCCTTCAGCGCATGGTCGACGAGGACACCTACTGCATCGACATACTCACCCAGGTGTCCGCCTCCACCAAGGCGCTGCAGTCGTTCGCGCTCCAGCTCCTGGAGGAACACCTGCGCCACTGCGTCGCCGACGCCGCGCTCAGGGGCGGCGACGAGATCGACGCGAAGGTGGAAGAGGCGACCAAGGCCATCGGCCGTCTGCTGCGTACCTGA
- a CDS encoding carbonic anhydrase — translation MITEDTYSSPARRALLRGGIAGAVALGGAALGTASASAATPGATSGGGPRATPRPGTAGEALRELAAGNRRWRTFHERHPDETPAVRQSLTSGQQPFALVLGCIDSRVPPELVFDQGLGDLMTVRSAGEVLDEAVLGSVAYGVLELDIPLVVVLGHQSCGAVKAAVQADLTGAGLPRHIQYLADEINPYIDRTKEGDARVDSTVDAQIRAVRSRLAAEPDLAAKISAGELAVVGARYELSTQLVHRIA, via the coding sequence GTGATCACCGAAGACACCTACTCCAGCCCCGCCCGTCGCGCCCTGCTGCGCGGTGGCATCGCCGGTGCCGTGGCCCTGGGCGGCGCGGCCCTCGGCACCGCCTCCGCGTCCGCCGCCACGCCCGGCGCCACGTCCGGCGGCGGTCCCCGCGCCACGCCCCGTCCCGGCACGGCCGGGGAGGCCCTGCGGGAACTGGCGGCCGGCAACCGCCGCTGGCGCACCTTCCACGAGCGGCACCCGGACGAGACACCCGCCGTCCGGCAGAGCTTGACGTCCGGTCAGCAGCCCTTCGCCCTCGTCCTCGGCTGCATCGACTCCCGGGTGCCGCCCGAGCTGGTCTTCGACCAGGGCCTGGGCGATCTGATGACCGTCCGGAGCGCGGGCGAGGTCCTGGACGAGGCCGTGCTCGGCAGCGTCGCGTACGGCGTGCTCGAGCTGGACATCCCCCTGGTCGTGGTCCTCGGCCACCAGTCGTGCGGCGCGGTGAAGGCGGCGGTCCAGGCGGACCTCACCGGGGCGGGACTGCCCCGGCACATCCAGTACCTGGCCGACGAGATCAACCCGTACATCGACCGCACGAAGGAGGGAGACGCCCGCGTCGACTCCACCGTCGACGCCCAGATACGAGCCGTCCGCTCCCGCCTGGCCGCGGAACCCGACCTCGCCGCGAAGATCTCCGCCGGCGAGCTGGCCGTCGTCGGCGCGCGCTACGAGCTGTCCACCCAGCTCGTCCACCGCATCGCCTGA
- a CDS encoding SCO6880 family protein, with the protein MTTESHVSHAVTPRRTYLIGRARPNAIVGRNRETGEIALIVVGAFLGMMCGLLVPVLALRIVLLSGFPMIALAAVYVPYKHRTFYKWFEINRSYKRTLRQGTTYRSTVMEAGTRLDGQEIEIGPPPGIGRINWLAAPFGPDEIAVLLHADRRTVTAAIEIEGPGVGLRDSEDQEALVDRFGTLLKHVANGDGFVTRLQMLARTLPADPDAHAKDVAVRGDEKSPDWLARSYDQLQSMVSTSSEQHRAYLVACMHYTRELSAEAHAMARAARPRSGRKLDRDAGLAVVMARELTDICSRLQEADIRVRQPLGQGRLSSLVHSMYDPDHPIDHIQAMTKRNAWPAELDAMEPTYLQAKTRESSTRAPWCHATAWVKEWPMTPVGVNFLAPLLVHTPDVIRTVAVTMDLEPTEVAIERMLTEKTNDDAEASRAAKMNRTVDPRDVAAHSRLDQRGEDLASGAAGVNLVGYITVSSRSPEALARDKRTIRASAGKSYLKLEWCDREHHRAFVNTLPFATGIRR; encoded by the coding sequence TTGACGACCGAGTCCCACGTGTCCCATGCGGTCACGCCCCGCCGTACATATCTGATCGGCCGCGCCCGGCCGAACGCGATCGTCGGCCGCAACCGCGAGACCGGCGAGATCGCGCTCATCGTCGTCGGCGCGTTCCTCGGCATGATGTGCGGCCTCCTCGTCCCCGTCCTCGCCCTGCGGATCGTGCTGTTGAGCGGCTTCCCGATGATCGCGCTGGCCGCCGTCTACGTGCCGTACAAGCACCGCACGTTCTACAAGTGGTTCGAGATCAACCGCAGTTACAAGCGCACCCTCCGCCAGGGCACCACCTACCGCTCGACCGTCATGGAGGCGGGCACCCGGCTCGACGGCCAGGAGATCGAGATCGGCCCGCCCCCGGGGATCGGCCGCATCAACTGGCTGGCCGCCCCCTTCGGCCCCGACGAGATCGCCGTGCTCCTGCACGCGGACCGCCGTACGGTCACGGCCGCCATCGAGATCGAGGGCCCGGGCGTCGGCCTGCGCGACAGCGAGGACCAGGAGGCCCTGGTCGACCGCTTCGGCACCCTCCTCAAGCACGTGGCGAACGGCGACGGCTTCGTGACCCGGCTCCAGATGCTCGCCCGCACCCTCCCCGCCGACCCCGACGCCCACGCGAAGGACGTCGCCGTCCGCGGGGACGAGAAGTCCCCCGACTGGCTGGCCCGCTCCTACGACCAGCTCCAGTCCATGGTGTCCACGAGCAGCGAGCAGCACCGCGCCTACCTCGTCGCCTGCATGCACTACACCCGCGAACTGTCCGCCGAGGCCCACGCCATGGCGCGCGCCGCCCGCCCCCGGTCGGGCCGCAAGCTGGACCGCGACGCGGGCCTGGCGGTCGTCATGGCCCGCGAGCTGACGGACATCTGCTCCCGCCTGCAGGAGGCGGACATCCGCGTCCGACAGCCCCTCGGCCAGGGCCGGCTGTCCTCGCTCGTTCACTCCATGTACGACCCGGACCATCCCATCGACCACATCCAGGCGATGACCAAGCGCAACGCCTGGCCGGCCGAGCTCGACGCCATGGAGCCGACGTACCTCCAGGCCAAGACCCGCGAGTCGTCGACCCGGGCCCCCTGGTGCCATGCCACGGCCTGGGTGAAGGAGTGGCCGATGACCCCGGTGGGCGTCAACTTCCTGGCACCGCTCCTCGTCCACACGCCGGACGTCATCCGCACCGTCGCCGTGACCATGGACCTCGAACCCACCGAGGTCGCCATCGAACGCATGCTGACGGAGAAGACGAACGACGACGCCGAGGCGAGCCGCGCCGCCAAGATGAACCGCACCGTCGACCCCCGCGACGTGGCGGCCCACTCCCGGCTCGACCAGCGCGGCGAGGACCTCGCGTCCGGCGCCGCCGGCGTGAACCTGGTCGGCTACATCACCGTCTCCTCGCGCAGTCCCGAGGCCCTCGCCCGCGACAAACGGACGATAAGGGCGTCGGCCGGCAAGTCGTACCTCAAGCTCGAATGGTGCGACCGAGAGCACCACCGGGCGTTCGTGAACACGCTCCCGTTCGCCACCGGAATCCGACGGTAG